Proteins co-encoded in one Rhopalosiphum maidis isolate BTI-1 chromosome 2, ASM367621v3, whole genome shotgun sequence genomic window:
- the LOC113551512 gene encoding myb-binding protein 1A-like protein isoform X1 — protein MASKSVLDLFSKVIKAPHNGQPKLCMQLVKHLQLFSNEPLDEQRQKEVYYVLTRLVRGLGSPKTQVRTVYYSILVVIVSHLTDKPWFNLDYFKNIVDKELTKYDSKAEEGDVLSGKVLCYGAMIRSGIFSSGAIDTQKAIVAELLSNMKTRSYLPLLTYKFLTEGIDSSNNVMFSEIIWPYLKKYIGLPITKQTLDSLYCIIQVHSHYPKLIDGAFIPRVLETATELLCNESMNDIAKILVFHISSVEVLEHPVYEHFAIALTSASDSDSLISSFWGVLQPHFTGPHNRYQQMAAMKLCTNIVKNSSLDSVHSLLSNWFMDMLLKSFSRPNADTLISYTRSSISAVMDRVSSSATPNIAYKVLLKFILPPGDMMVEKITGIKIVQNCLIKMDEQHIKLLAKQCHQVILMKKKGNNEKTHFWKIQDRGYAAQLLARLLGLQICTDVTWKIEQLKFMLEHAFFTNATDKYHISHELAAIIRDSFMKALSHKQPNMETLRITLSTLVHYTDELLKDGRQLRSKTSKDDMNSWKKMFKTTKDIEKKLKKCETKSKEQSILFVFHTLFLQLGIYLFVEPSVAIDTLQELQNCYEHHTNDIENEVKDELNWVEVVVELMLSLLARESYLLRQLISRIFSHLCSELTPQASHQILQVLNPQYDTASNSMDDSDEESESDKEDDDDDDDDVENGDNETKVNGNGINGHDLDNEDDEETDGSEIDEQSSDDDQDNTEQLKLALHKAMMSANQHSDDESVDIDDMTEEDGKMMDDLLSEAFKTYRKNSNKNPKHIKEKINFRLRVMDLVDIYLDNNPSLCLILDTIPTLFALLEYCIKDIQQRPLETRVRSALKKISQIKKINNTDTVDDELISMVLKVLMDKGVRTAPVFLDISTHITQCCTFLVKSYVHIISGLPTKKQKSSKVISILEDSLKDFFTKRDCLLPVSLFESLLSKVLWKRNINLIESILPYAFNDSVRWFRRSQAICMLVSFYQNTRLLEQLKDDTQLDEIEKNLSEFIIKFFTSLDDSQPDVSGRQRYINELLNILCIICGNKFSYHCCDWVRLIELLESSTSRFNQVGRKHWNKLRQAVQKINTAKKNVRNNHLDGPKTPIGKTPVKRKSIVVSNKKVKKIKNISD, from the exons ATGGCCAGCAAATCTGTTTTGGATCTTTTTTCAAAAGTCATTAAAGCGCCGCACAACGGCCAACCGAAATTATGCATGCAACTGGTGAAGCATTTACAGCTTTTTAGTAACGAACCT ctGGACGAGCAGCGACAAAAAGAAGTGTATTATGTGTTAACAAGGTTGGTACGTGGATTAGGGTCCCCAAAAACACAAGTCCGAACTGTTTACTATTCTATTTTGGTGGTTATTGTGAGCCATTTAACAGACAAGCCATGGTTCAATCtggattatttcaaaaacattgtaGATAAAGAGTTAACTAAATACGATTCAAAAGCT GAAGAAGGCGATGTTTTGTCAGGTAAAGTGTTATGTTACGGTGCTATGATACGTAGTGGAATATTTAGTTCCGGAGCAATAGATACCCAAAAAGCAATTGTAGCTGAACTTTTAAGTAATATGAAAACAAGGTCTTATTTACCTTTATTGACATACAAGTTCTTAACCGAAGGAATTGATTCA TCcaataatgttatgttttctgaaataatttggccttatttaaaaaagtacattGGATTGCCTATTACGAAACAAACTTTAGATTCATTGTATTGCATAATACAAGTGCATAGTCATTATCCAAAATTAATTGATGGTGCATTTATTCCGAGAGTGTTGGAGACTGCTACTGAACTATTATGTAATGAATCAATGAATGACAttgcaaaaatattagtattt CACATTTCTTCCGTGGAAGTCCTTGAGCACCCTGTATATGAACATTTTGCTATTGCGTTAACATCTGCAAGTGATAGCGATTCACTTATTTCATCATTTTGGGGTGTTCTTCAGCCACATTTCACAGGCCCACATAATCGTTATCAGCAAATGGCTGCTATGAAactatgtacaaatattgttaagaATAGTTCTCTAGATAGTGTACATTCATTACTTTCTAATTGGTTTATggatatgttattaaaatctttttctCGTCCAAACGCTGATACACTTATATCTTATACTCGCTCAAGTATATCAGCTGTAATGGACCGAGTCAGCTCATCTGCCACACCTAATATTGCATACaaagtattattgaaattcattCTACCTCCTGGAGATATGATGGTAGAAAAAATAacag gtattaaaattgttcaaaattgtttaataaaaatggacGAACAGCATATTAAGCTTTTGGCCAAACAATGCCATCAAGTTATactcatgaaaaaaaaaggaaacaaTGAAAAGACACATTTCTGGAAGATTCAAGATCGTGGATACGCAGCTCAACTTCTTGCTAg ACTATTAGGACTTCAAATTTGTACTGATGTTACATGGAAAatagaacaattaaaatttatgttggAACATGCATTTTTCACAAATGCAACAGACAAATATCATATAAGTCATGAGTTAGCag cCATCATTAGAGACTCTTTTATGAAAGCACTAAGCCACAAACAACCAAATATGGAAACACTTAGAATAACCCTATCTACACTTGTTCATTATActgatgaattattaaaagatgGCCGTCAACTTCGGTCTAAAACTTCAAAAGAT gaTATGAATAGttggaaaaaaatgttcaaaacaaCCAaagatatagaaaaaaaattaaaaaaatgtgaaacaaAATCTAAAGAACAGTCAattctttttgtttttcacaCTTTATTCTTGCAACTAggaatatatttgtttgttgaACCATCAGTAGCTATTGACACATTACaa gagttacaaaattgttatgaACATCATACCAACGATATCGAAAATGAAGTAAAAGATGAACTCAATTGGGTCGAAGTTGTAGTAGAACTGATGTTGTCATTATTAGCTAGAGAGTCTTATTTATTGAGACAATTAATTTCGCgtatattttcacatttatGTTCAGAATTAACACCCCAAGCTTCTCATCAAATTTTACAA GTTTTAAATCCTCAATACGATACCGCATCAAATTCAATGGATGATAGTGATGAAGAGTCTGAAAGTGATAAAGAAgatgatgacgatgatgatgatgatgtagAAAACGGTGATAATGAAACAAAGGTTAATGGCAACGGTATTAATGGTCATGATTTAGATAACGAAGATGATGAAGAAACTGATGGTTCAGAAATAGATGAACAATCTAGTGACGATGATCAAGACAATACTGAACAGTTAAAATTGGCTTTACACAAAGCAATGATGTCTGCTAATCAGCATTCAGATGAT gaATCTGTTGATATTGATGATATGACTGAGGAAGATGGCAAAATGATGGATGATTTATTATCAGAAGCATTTAAGACCTATAggaaaaattcaaacaaaaatccTAAACATATCAAAgagaaaatcaattttagattgag ggttATGGATttagtagatatatatttgGATAATAACCCATCTTTATGTCTCATATTGGATACTATTCCAACATTGTTTGCATTATTGGAATATTGCATTAAAGATATTCAACAACGACCTTTGGAGACTCGAGTTCGAtcagcattaaaaaaaatcagtcagatcaaaaaaatcaataatacagATACTGTTGATGATGAATTAATCTCAATGGTCTTAAAAGTATTGATGGATAAAGGTGTACGAA CTGCACCTGTGTTTTTGGATATTAGTACACACATAACACAATGCTGCACATTCCTTGTAAAATCATATGTCCACATAATTTCTGGGTTgccaacaaaaaaacaaaaatcgtcCAAAGTAATCAGCATTTTAGAGGATTCGCTGAAAGATTTCTTTACTAAAAG agaCTGTTTGTTACCTGTATCTTTATTTGAGTCGTTACTGTCGAAAGTTTTATGGAAacgaaacattaatttaatcgaGAGTATTTTGCCGTACGCCTTTAATGACTCAGTTAGATGGTTCAGACGATCACAAGCTATATGTATGTTAGtatcattttatcaaaatacaagACTCTTGGAACAATTAAAAGATGATACTCAACTTGATGAAATAGAAAAGAATTTgtctgaatttattataaaa tttttcactTCATTGGACGACAGTCAACCAGATGTGTCTGGACGCCAGagatatattaatgaattgttgaatattttgtgCATAATTTGTGGTAACAAATTCTCATATCATTGTTGTGATTGGGTTCGTCTTATAGAGCTTTTAGAAAGTTCTACCAGCAGATTTAATCAAGTAGGTCGCAAACACTGGAATAAACTGCGACAGgctgttcaaaaaattaatactgccaagaaaaa TGTTCGAAATAACCACTTGGATGGCCCGAAAACTCCTATTGGGAAAACACCTGTTAAAAGAAAATCAATAGTTGTGTCaaacaaaaaagttaaaaaaattaaaaacatcagCGAttga
- the LOC113551512 gene encoding rDNA transcriptional regulator pol5-like isoform X2 — MASKSVLDLFSKVIKAPHNGQPKLCMQLVKHLQLFSNEPLDEQRQKEVYYVLTRLVRGLGSPKTQVRTVYYSILVVIVSHLTDKPWFNLDYFKNIVDKELTKYDSKAEEGDVLSGKVLCYGAMIRSGIFSSGAIDTQKAIVAELLSNMKTRSYLPLLTYKFLTEGIDSSNNVMFSEIIWPYLKKYIGLPITKQTLDSLYCIIQVHSHYPKLIDGAFIPRVLETATELLCNESMNDIAKILVFHISSVEVLEHPVYEHFAIALTSASDSDSLISSFWGVLQPHFTGPHNRYQQMAAMKLCTNIVKNSSLDSVHSLLSNWFMDMLLKSFSRPNADTLISYTRSSISAVMDRVSSSATPNIAYKVLLKFILPPGDMMVEKITGIKIVQNCLIKMDEQHIKLLAKQCHQVILMKKKGNNEKTHFWKIQDRGYAAQLLARLLGLQICTDVTWKIEQLKFMLEHAFFTNATDKYHISHELAAIIRDSFMKALSHKQPNMETLRITLSTLVHYTDELLKDGRQLRSKTSKDDMNSWKKMFKTTKDIEKKLKKCETKSKEQSILFVFHTLFLQLGIYLFVEPSVAIDTLQELQNCYEHHTNDIENEVKDELNWVEVVVELMLSLLARESYLLRQLISRIFSHLCSELTPQASHQILQVLNPQYDTASNSMDDSDEESESDKEDDDDDDDDVENDNEDDEETDGSEIDEQSSDDDQDNTEQLKLALHKAMMSANQHSDDESVDIDDMTEEDGKMMDDLLSEAFKTYRKNSNKNPKHIKEKINFRLRVMDLVDIYLDNNPSLCLILDTIPTLFALLEYCIKDIQQRPLETRVRSALKKISQIKKINNTDTVDDELISMVLKVLMDKGVRTAPVFLDISTHITQCCTFLVKSYVHIISGLPTKKQKSSKVISILEDSLKDFFTKRDCLLPVSLFESLLSKVLWKRNINLIESILPYAFNDSVRWFRRSQAICMLVSFYQNTRLLEQLKDDTQLDEIEKNLSEFIIKFFTSLDDSQPDVSGRQRYINELLNILCIICGNKFSYHCCDWVRLIELLESSTSRFNQVGRKHWNKLRQAVQKINTAKKNVRNNHLDGPKTPIGKTPVKRKSIVVSNKKVKKIKNISD; from the exons ATGGCCAGCAAATCTGTTTTGGATCTTTTTTCAAAAGTCATTAAAGCGCCGCACAACGGCCAACCGAAATTATGCATGCAACTGGTGAAGCATTTACAGCTTTTTAGTAACGAACCT ctGGACGAGCAGCGACAAAAAGAAGTGTATTATGTGTTAACAAGGTTGGTACGTGGATTAGGGTCCCCAAAAACACAAGTCCGAACTGTTTACTATTCTATTTTGGTGGTTATTGTGAGCCATTTAACAGACAAGCCATGGTTCAATCtggattatttcaaaaacattgtaGATAAAGAGTTAACTAAATACGATTCAAAAGCT GAAGAAGGCGATGTTTTGTCAGGTAAAGTGTTATGTTACGGTGCTATGATACGTAGTGGAATATTTAGTTCCGGAGCAATAGATACCCAAAAAGCAATTGTAGCTGAACTTTTAAGTAATATGAAAACAAGGTCTTATTTACCTTTATTGACATACAAGTTCTTAACCGAAGGAATTGATTCA TCcaataatgttatgttttctgaaataatttggccttatttaaaaaagtacattGGATTGCCTATTACGAAACAAACTTTAGATTCATTGTATTGCATAATACAAGTGCATAGTCATTATCCAAAATTAATTGATGGTGCATTTATTCCGAGAGTGTTGGAGACTGCTACTGAACTATTATGTAATGAATCAATGAATGACAttgcaaaaatattagtattt CACATTTCTTCCGTGGAAGTCCTTGAGCACCCTGTATATGAACATTTTGCTATTGCGTTAACATCTGCAAGTGATAGCGATTCACTTATTTCATCATTTTGGGGTGTTCTTCAGCCACATTTCACAGGCCCACATAATCGTTATCAGCAAATGGCTGCTATGAAactatgtacaaatattgttaagaATAGTTCTCTAGATAGTGTACATTCATTACTTTCTAATTGGTTTATggatatgttattaaaatctttttctCGTCCAAACGCTGATACACTTATATCTTATACTCGCTCAAGTATATCAGCTGTAATGGACCGAGTCAGCTCATCTGCCACACCTAATATTGCATACaaagtattattgaaattcattCTACCTCCTGGAGATATGATGGTAGAAAAAATAacag gtattaaaattgttcaaaattgtttaataaaaatggacGAACAGCATATTAAGCTTTTGGCCAAACAATGCCATCAAGTTATactcatgaaaaaaaaaggaaacaaTGAAAAGACACATTTCTGGAAGATTCAAGATCGTGGATACGCAGCTCAACTTCTTGCTAg ACTATTAGGACTTCAAATTTGTACTGATGTTACATGGAAAatagaacaattaaaatttatgttggAACATGCATTTTTCACAAATGCAACAGACAAATATCATATAAGTCATGAGTTAGCag cCATCATTAGAGACTCTTTTATGAAAGCACTAAGCCACAAACAACCAAATATGGAAACACTTAGAATAACCCTATCTACACTTGTTCATTATActgatgaattattaaaagatgGCCGTCAACTTCGGTCTAAAACTTCAAAAGAT gaTATGAATAGttggaaaaaaatgttcaaaacaaCCAaagatatagaaaaaaaattaaaaaaatgtgaaacaaAATCTAAAGAACAGTCAattctttttgtttttcacaCTTTATTCTTGCAACTAggaatatatttgtttgttgaACCATCAGTAGCTATTGACACATTACaa gagttacaaaattgttatgaACATCATACCAACGATATCGAAAATGAAGTAAAAGATGAACTCAATTGGGTCGAAGTTGTAGTAGAACTGATGTTGTCATTATTAGCTAGAGAGTCTTATTTATTGAGACAATTAATTTCGCgtatattttcacatttatGTTCAGAATTAACACCCCAAGCTTCTCATCAAATTTTACAA GTTTTAAATCCTCAATACGATACCGCATCAAATTCAATGGATGATAGTGATGAAGAGTCTGAAAGTGATAAAGAAgatgatgacgatgatgatgatgatgtagAAAACG ATAACGAAGATGATGAAGAAACTGATGGTTCAGAAATAGATGAACAATCTAGTGACGATGATCAAGACAATACTGAACAGTTAAAATTGGCTTTACACAAAGCAATGATGTCTGCTAATCAGCATTCAGATGAT gaATCTGTTGATATTGATGATATGACTGAGGAAGATGGCAAAATGATGGATGATTTATTATCAGAAGCATTTAAGACCTATAggaaaaattcaaacaaaaatccTAAACATATCAAAgagaaaatcaattttagattgag ggttATGGATttagtagatatatatttgGATAATAACCCATCTTTATGTCTCATATTGGATACTATTCCAACATTGTTTGCATTATTGGAATATTGCATTAAAGATATTCAACAACGACCTTTGGAGACTCGAGTTCGAtcagcattaaaaaaaatcagtcagatcaaaaaaatcaataatacagATACTGTTGATGATGAATTAATCTCAATGGTCTTAAAAGTATTGATGGATAAAGGTGTACGAA CTGCACCTGTGTTTTTGGATATTAGTACACACATAACACAATGCTGCACATTCCTTGTAAAATCATATGTCCACATAATTTCTGGGTTgccaacaaaaaaacaaaaatcgtcCAAAGTAATCAGCATTTTAGAGGATTCGCTGAAAGATTTCTTTACTAAAAG agaCTGTTTGTTACCTGTATCTTTATTTGAGTCGTTACTGTCGAAAGTTTTATGGAAacgaaacattaatttaatcgaGAGTATTTTGCCGTACGCCTTTAATGACTCAGTTAGATGGTTCAGACGATCACAAGCTATATGTATGTTAGtatcattttatcaaaatacaagACTCTTGGAACAATTAAAAGATGATACTCAACTTGATGAAATAGAAAAGAATTTgtctgaatttattataaaa tttttcactTCATTGGACGACAGTCAACCAGATGTGTCTGGACGCCAGagatatattaatgaattgttgaatattttgtgCATAATTTGTGGTAACAAATTCTCATATCATTGTTGTGATTGGGTTCGTCTTATAGAGCTTTTAGAAAGTTCTACCAGCAGATTTAATCAAGTAGGTCGCAAACACTGGAATAAACTGCGACAGgctgttcaaaaaattaatactgccaagaaaaa TGTTCGAAATAACCACTTGGATGGCCCGAAAACTCCTATTGGGAAAACACCTGTTAAAAGAAAATCAATAGTTGTGTCaaacaaaaaagttaaaaaaattaaaaacatcagCGAttga
- the LOC113552856 gene encoding ubiquitin recognition factor in ER-associated degradation protein 1-like isoform X1, which yields MFQFSLSLFNDILRPFNTSYRCWSVSMLPGSEREDVERGGKIIMPPSALDTLTRLNINYPMLFKLTNKRSNRQTHCGVLEFIADEEKIYIPYWMMKNLLLDEGDMVQVESVSLEVATFSKFQPQNSEFLDITNPKAVLENCLRNFACLTTGDVIAIKYNQKIYEMCVLETKPGNAVSIIECDMNVEFAAPVGYQEPMHEKKTATEEMMVDPADLMPEPTGFIAFKGSGNRLDGKKKKENTDDLLNQVKAAYQRGIPDYNYTLGTIQFLRNIRPVLNDKENENQDEFKPFAGSGSVLKTKTKKK from the exons atgtttcagTTTTCTCTGAGTTTATTCAATGACATACTCCGACCATTTAACACGTCATACAGATGTTGGTCAGTGTCAATGCTTCCAGGCAGTGAACGAGAAGATGTTGAACGTGGTGGAAAAA TTATAATGCCCCCATCTGCTCTGGACACATTGACCcgattaaatatcaattatccaATGTTGTTCAAGCTTACCAACAAAAGAAGCAACAGACAAACGCACTGTGGTGTATTGGAGTTTATTGCAgatgaagaaaaaatatatattccttATTgg atgatGAAAAACTTATTACTGGATGAAGGAGATATGGTGCAAGTTGAAAGTGTTTCATTAGAAGTAGCCACCTTTTCAAAGTTTCAACCTCAAAATTCTGAATTCTTAGATATTACTAACCCAAAGGCTGTTTTAGAAAATTGCTTGCGTAATTTTGCTTGTCTGACTACTGGTGATGTAATAGCAATTAAGtacaatcaaaaaatttacGAAATGTGTGTGTTGGAAACCAAACCAGGCAATGCTGTTAGTATCATTGAATGTGATATGAATGTTGAATTTGCCGCCCCAGTGGGTTATCAAGAGCCTatgcatgaaaaaaaaacagctaCAGAAGAAATGATGGTTGATCCTGCTGATTTAATGCCAGAACCAACTGGTTTCATAGCTTTCAAAGGTTCAGGCAATAGATTAGatggtaaaaaaaagaaagaaaatacTGATGATCTACTGAATCAAGTTAAAGCAGCATACCAAAGAGGTATTccagattataattataccttaGGAACTATACAATTCTTAAGGAACATCCGTCCTGTTCTTAATGACAAAGAG AATGAAAATCAAGATGAATTTAAGCCATTTGCAGGATCTGGAtcagtattaaaaacaaaaacaaaaaaaaaataa
- the LOC113552856 gene encoding ubiquitin recognition factor in ER-associated degradation protein 1-like isoform X2, which yields MFSLSLFNDILRPFNTSYRCWSVSMLPGSEREDVERGGKIIMPPSALDTLTRLNINYPMLFKLTNKRSNRQTHCGVLEFIADEEKIYIPYWMMKNLLLDEGDMVQVESVSLEVATFSKFQPQNSEFLDITNPKAVLENCLRNFACLTTGDVIAIKYNQKIYEMCVLETKPGNAVSIIECDMNVEFAAPVGYQEPMHEKKTATEEMMVDPADLMPEPTGFIAFKGSGNRLDGKKKKENTDDLLNQVKAAYQRGIPDYNYTLGTIQFLRNIRPVLNDKENENQDEFKPFAGSGSVLKTKTKKK from the exons ATG TTTTCTCTGAGTTTATTCAATGACATACTCCGACCATTTAACACGTCATACAGATGTTGGTCAGTGTCAATGCTTCCAGGCAGTGAACGAGAAGATGTTGAACGTGGTGGAAAAA TTATAATGCCCCCATCTGCTCTGGACACATTGACCcgattaaatatcaattatccaATGTTGTTCAAGCTTACCAACAAAAGAAGCAACAGACAAACGCACTGTGGTGTATTGGAGTTTATTGCAgatgaagaaaaaatatatattccttATTgg atgatGAAAAACTTATTACTGGATGAAGGAGATATGGTGCAAGTTGAAAGTGTTTCATTAGAAGTAGCCACCTTTTCAAAGTTTCAACCTCAAAATTCTGAATTCTTAGATATTACTAACCCAAAGGCTGTTTTAGAAAATTGCTTGCGTAATTTTGCTTGTCTGACTACTGGTGATGTAATAGCAATTAAGtacaatcaaaaaatttacGAAATGTGTGTGTTGGAAACCAAACCAGGCAATGCTGTTAGTATCATTGAATGTGATATGAATGTTGAATTTGCCGCCCCAGTGGGTTATCAAGAGCCTatgcatgaaaaaaaaacagctaCAGAAGAAATGATGGTTGATCCTGCTGATTTAATGCCAGAACCAACTGGTTTCATAGCTTTCAAAGGTTCAGGCAATAGATTAGatggtaaaaaaaagaaagaaaatacTGATGATCTACTGAATCAAGTTAAAGCAGCATACCAAAGAGGTATTccagattataattataccttaGGAACTATACAATTCTTAAGGAACATCCGTCCTGTTCTTAATGACAAAGAG AATGAAAATCAAGATGAATTTAAGCCATTTGCAGGATCTGGAtcagtattaaaaacaaaaacaaaaaaaaaataa